A single Brachyspira hampsonii DNA region contains:
- a CDS encoding YihY/virulence factor BrkB family protein, translating to MTKIQKIKKIFKKLKNFFSEDIYSADQHIFSPMQKFFVNAYKILVFAVTDFFKDDCTIRAAALTYLVTLSFIPALIVGLFILRIFNIYQNIFVFIFDWMEKNAPFYEPMVRQILNIADNTNLASFGLIGIISTIVSVALILHSIQKSFIKIWRVKITTSVPRVVANYIALLFLIPVLIGISFTLITYTSINLHYLPALLKILLSWVTPIISTSLLVLFLYVLVPQTKVNWSNATISSVLVAIAIITLFSVYFKLNINVKNYKQIFDSDKYKIEYIVKEINTGSTNSIMTNNTNIYQTENIENTEDINEITNADINMLPKNDKIDVNNISNIKIERISYIIIQNTGTGISAATYEKKPIETNMLEFQTFSPNISEQLLKYNFQIDDVVTISSENNMLTSIAPAELSSASSFAQIPVLLLLLYIVWIIILFGAELTYSIQYFRSYGVDKNSIKLSFAEKEVIALEFMHIIASRFINKKKAITMYELGRELRTAPTTITEISEPLEKAMYIIKISNGSNISYSLGCQPETITIGDILYALRMSGGFRNKNANSYDKYKNLIYKNKEIPRKDYNTNLLYLVNSKIKNKTNK from the coding sequence ATGACTAAAATTCAAAAAATTAAAAAAATTTTCAAGAAATTAAAGAATTTCTTCTCAGAAGATATATATTCTGCAGATCAGCATATTTTCAGCCCCATGCAAAAGTTTTTTGTAAATGCATACAAGATACTAGTTTTCGCAGTAACAGACTTTTTTAAAGATGACTGCACAATAAGAGCGGCAGCTTTAACATACCTTGTAACATTATCATTTATACCTGCACTAATAGTAGGACTTTTTATATTAAGAATATTTAATATATATCAAAATATATTTGTTTTTATATTTGATTGGATGGAGAAAAATGCTCCATTTTATGAGCCTATGGTAAGACAAATACTTAATATAGCTGACAACACCAATTTAGCCAGCTTCGGACTTATAGGTATTATATCAACGATAGTCAGTGTAGCACTAATACTTCATAGCATACAAAAATCATTTATAAAAATATGGCGTGTGAAAATTACTACTTCAGTACCTAGAGTTGTTGCTAATTATATAGCATTACTTTTTCTTATTCCTGTGCTTATAGGTATATCATTTACTTTAATAACTTATACATCTATAAATCTCCATTATCTGCCGGCATTATTGAAAATATTATTATCTTGGGTTACGCCTATAATATCAACATCTCTCTTAGTATTATTTTTATATGTATTAGTACCGCAAACTAAAGTGAATTGGTCTAATGCTACAATATCTTCAGTATTAGTGGCAATAGCAATAATAACACTATTTAGTGTTTATTTTAAACTAAATATTAATGTAAAAAATTATAAACAAATATTTGACAGTGATAAATATAAAATAGAATACATTGTAAAAGAAATAAATACAGGCAGCACAAACAGCATAATGACAAATAATACTAATATATATCAAACTGAAAACATAGAAAATACGGAAGATATTAATGAGATTACTAATGCTGATATTAATATGCTGCCAAAAAATGACAAGATAGATGTTAATAATATTTCAAATATAAAGATAGAAAGAATAAGCTACATTATTATACAAAATACAGGAACAGGAATAAGTGCTGCTACTTATGAGAAGAAACCTATAGAAACAAATATGCTTGAATTTCAAACTTTTTCACCCAATATATCGGAACAATTATTAAAATATAATTTTCAAATAGATGATGTAGTTACAATAAGCAGTGAAAATAATATGCTTACTAGTATAGCCCCTGCAGAATTATCTTCGGCTAGTTCATTTGCACAAATACCTGTTTTATTATTATTGCTTTATATAGTTTGGATTATAATATTATTCGGTGCTGAACTCACATATTCCATACAATATTTCAGATCTTACGGAGTTGATAAAAATAGTATAAAACTGTCATTTGCTGAAAAAGAAGTTATAGCATTAGAATTCATGCATATAATAGCTTCTAGGTTTATAAATAAGAAAAAAGCCATAACGATGTATGAATTAGGAAGAGAGCTTAGAACAGCCCCAACTACTATTACAGAAATATCTGAGCCATTGGAAAAAGCTATGTACATAATAAAAATATCAAATGGTTCAAATATATCATATTCTTTAGGCTGTCAGCCGGAAACTATTACTATAGGAGATATTTTGTACGCTCTAAGAATGTCTGGAGGATTTAGAAACAAAAATGCAAATAGCTATGATAAATATAAAAATTTAATATACAAAAATAAAGAAATTCCAAGAAAAGATTATAATACTAATTTGCTTTATTTAGTAAATAGTAAAATAAAAAATAAAACAAATAAATAA